TAAGTTGTAGCTTGCATTTAACATACCGCAGTATGCGTCGCCCCGTCCCTGGATCAGGTTGCTGCCGCTCTCCTCCGCAGCCGCGATAAACATGGACGGCCCCTCAAAATGCTTTGCCAGGAGCGTCTCGGATATCTCCGGACCAAAATTGCCCAGATACACCACCAGGGCATTGCAGCCCGCGGCCTTCACATCCTCCAGCGCCTGTACCATATGGATCTCGCTCTCCACGATACAGACCGGGCATTCGTAAATGTTCTTTGCATCATATTTTTTGGAATAAGCCTCTACCAGCGCTTTCCGGCGGTTCACGGAAAGGCTCTCCGGGAAACAGTCGCGGCTCACGGCAACAATTCCTATCTTAATTTCCGGTGTATTCATCATGTCAATATCCTCCATTTTTATCATCTCATAACTGCTTCACAACCTCAGCCACATGCTCCGCCGTGAACCCGAACTTCTCAAACAAAGACTCAGCCGGCGCCGACGCGCCAAAGCCCTGCATCGTCACATACGCCCCGTCCAGGCCCACATACTCGCCCCAGCCAAACCCGCTTAAGGCTTCCACTGCCACACGCTTCCTCACCGCCTTCGGCAGCACCTTCTCCCGGTACTCTGCATCCTGCTTGGCAAACACATCCATGCTCGGCATGCTCACCACACGCACGTCGATGCCTTCCTCCGCCAGAAGCTTCTTCGCCTCCACCGCCAGGGACACCTCCGAGCCGCTTGCCATCAGGATCGCATCCGGCGTCTCCTTCGCACTGTCCTCCAGGATATAACCGCCCTTCAGCGCCTCCCTGCTGCTCCCCCCAAGCTGTGGCAGGTTCTGCCTTGTCAGTACCAGCGCCGTGGGCGCATCCTTCGCGGTCGCTGCAAAATACCAGGCCGCAGCCGTCTCCGTCGCATCCGCCGGGCGGTACACGTGAAAGTCCGGCATCGCACGCAGCATCGCCAGCTGCTCGATCGGCTCATGGGTCGGCCCATCCTCCCCCACTCCGATACTGTCATGGGTGAACACATAGGTCACCGGCAGCTTCATCAGCGCTGCCAGACGCGCCATGGGCTTCGTGTAATCGCTGAACACGAAGAACGTGGACACAAACGGCCTCATCCCGTGCAGCGCCAGGCCGTTCCCGATCGCCGCCATCGCCAGCTCCCGCACGCCAAAGTGCAGGTTCCTTCCTGCGTAGTTATCTTTAGAGAAATCCCCCATATCGCTCATATAGGTCTTGGTGGACGGCGCCAGATCCGCGGCTCCGCCGATCAGCGCAGGAACCTCATTCTTTAAACGGTTCAGCATGATGCCGGACAGATTCCTGGTGGCCTGCGGTTTATCCTCGTATGCCCAGAACACCTCGTCGTCATAAAGCTTTTCACCGATCTGCTTATCATGGTAAGCGTCCCACTGCTCCTTAAGATCCGGGTATGCCTTTGCGTACTCCGCAAACAGCCCTTCCCAGGCCTCCTGCGTCTTCGCGCCCTGAGCCGCCAGCATTCGGTAGTTCTCGTACACATCCTCCGGCACATAGAACGGCTCCTGGCTCTCCCAGCCCAAGTTCTCCTTGAGCGCCGTCACGTTCTCGGCCCCCAAAGGCTCCCCGTGGGCGCTGGCCTTGCCCTGCTTGGCAGGACAGCCGTAGCCGATCTGGGTCTTCACGATGATAAAGGAAGGCCTTAACTGATCCGCCTTCGCCTCCTCAATGGCCTTCCCGATGGCCGCAGGGTCATTTCCGTCCTCCACGGTGATCGTCTGGAAGCCAAAGGCCTCCATCCGCTTCTGCACATCCTCCGTAAAAGCAATGTCCGTGCTGCCCTCGATGGAAATCTTGTTGGAATCATACAGGACGATCAGCTTGTGAAGGCCCAGGGTCCCTGCCAGGGAGAATGCCTCCGAGGAGATCCCCTCCATCATGCAGCCGTCGCCGCCCAGCACGTAGGTATAGTGGTCCACCACCGGATATTCCGGGCGGTTGAACACGGCGGCCAGATGGGCTTCCGCCATGGCCATGCCCACCGCCATGCCCATGCCTGCGCCCAGCGGGCCTGTGGTGGCCTCGACCCCCACCGTATGCCCGTACTCCGGGTGACCCGGGGTCAGGGAGCCGGACTGGCGGAAGTTCTTTAGATCCTCCACGGTCAGACCGTAGCCGAACAGATGCAGCAGGGAATAGAGTAATGTAGAGCCATGACCGCCGGAAAGGATAAACCGGTCCCGGTCCTCCCACTCCGGGTCAGCCGGATTGTGGTTCATATGGTGCGCCCACAGCTCATAAGCCATAGCCGCCGCCCCCAGGGGCAGCCCCGGATGGCCGGAGTTTGCCTTCTGCACGGCGTCCGCCGCCAGGACGCGGATCGCATTTACGGATTTCTTCTCTAATTCCAGATTCATAACAGCCTCCTTGGATTTTTACTTTTTGCGCGCCAGAATGATGCTCTGTACAACCAGGAACACACACAGCATACCGGCTACGGTGATCCCTGTCCACCACGCCTGGTCCAGGCCGATGGAGGAAACGATATTCTGGATGGTACTTAAGGACAGCACGCCCACAAATGTGCCGAATATATT
This portion of the Clostridium sp. AN503 genome encodes:
- the tkt gene encoding transketolase; protein product: MNLELEKKSVNAIRVLAADAVQKANSGHPGLPLGAAAMAYELWAHHMNHNPADPEWEDRDRFILSGGHGSTLLYSLLHLFGYGLTVEDLKNFRQSGSLTPGHPEYGHTVGVEATTGPLGAGMGMAVGMAMAEAHLAAVFNRPEYPVVDHYTYVLGGDGCMMEGISSEAFSLAGTLGLHKLIVLYDSNKISIEGSTDIAFTEDVQKRMEAFGFQTITVEDGNDPAAIGKAIEEAKADQLRPSFIIVKTQIGYGCPAKQGKASAHGEPLGAENVTALKENLGWESQEPFYVPEDVYENYRMLAAQGAKTQEAWEGLFAEYAKAYPDLKEQWDAYHDKQIGEKLYDDEVFWAYEDKPQATRNLSGIMLNRLKNEVPALIGGAADLAPSTKTYMSDMGDFSKDNYAGRNLHFGVRELAMAAIGNGLALHGMRPFVSTFFVFSDYTKPMARLAALMKLPVTYVFTHDSIGVGEDGPTHEPIEQLAMLRAMPDFHVYRPADATETAAAWYFAATAKDAPTALVLTRQNLPQLGGSSREALKGGYILEDSAKETPDAILMASGSEVSLAVEAKKLLAEEGIDVRVVSMPSMDVFAKQDAEYREKVLPKAVRKRVAVEALSGFGWGEYVGLDGAYVTMQGFGASAPAESLFEKFGFTAEHVAEVVKQL